The Epinephelus lanceolatus isolate andai-2023 chromosome 11, ASM4190304v1, whole genome shotgun sequence genome window below encodes:
- the LOC144464680 gene encoding uncharacterized protein LOC144464680, with protein sequence MLKFLFLFGVLGVLLIPAECNLITVCVEDDNDLRVDCLIKPKANKITTYEFSWSSGTKETLINNNVTGSPPDAQLRDSSEVVELEPHGYRMTLRGHTDKLPHNTTYMCKVTGQPANINMEKEQLTPCSAVSFFLKSSCSWIVCLLFFFYQTHC encoded by the exons ATGCTCAAGTTTCTGTTTCTATTCGGAGTTCTGGGAG TGTTGCTGATCCCAGCAGAGTGCAACCTGATAACTGTGTGTGTTGAAGATGACAACGACCTGAGAGTGGACTGTCTGATCAAGCCCAAAGCCAACAAGATCACTACCTATGAGTTCTCCTGGTCCTCTGGCACCAAAGAGACCCTGATTAACAACAATGTGACTGGTTCACCACCAGATGCCCAGTTAAGAGACAGCAGCGAAGTGGTGGAGCTGGAGCCTCACGGCTACAGGATGACCCTGAGAGGCCACACAGACAAACTCCCACACAACACCACATACATGTGCAAAGTAACTGGGCAGCCTGCCAACATCAATATGGAGAAAG aGCAACTTACCCCGTGTTCGGCTGTGAGCTTCTTTCTGAAGAGCTCCTGCTCCTGGATCGTTTgtctgctgttcttcttctatCAAACacactgctaa
- the bud13 gene encoding BUD13 homolog codes for MAASTGSSKKPELSKAEYLKRYLSADEDAKKSKGKLKKKRRKVPEKGLKIVDDDIDWKQMVQEEKEIEEDEEEAPVIAEVIDDRPEEVKQLEAFRTGNRWKVIGADENEDTDEGREGEHQLSEPLASSRNRHDSPDSSPSRRGRHDSPDISPPRRGRHDSPDISPPRRSRHDSPDISPPRRGRHDSPDMSPPRQRSGKSGKAQSKDLSPGRRKPSSSLSNKKRSPDSRRSPPAKKAQNRHDSDSDQSPPRKKAQRREASDSDQSPPRRSSKARRGSDSDQSPPRRRPRSGNDSDEDLSPPRRPGQSQGPRMLSGGKAGLVSVDVLRKEQADNRRREKNNKPLEDESRNAETVFRDKSGKRRDLDTEREEKKRKAGEKAAKDEKYAQWGRGLAQGQMHQQKLEDAVLEAQKPLARHRDDEDLDRMLREQEREGDPMAAMLRRKKDRNTKTQDKPRYKGPAPPPNRFNILPGYRWDGVDRSNGFEKKRYSRIADKKAGQEAAYKWSVEDM; via the exons ATGGCGGCTTCAACTGGCAGCAGTAAGAAGCCAGAATTATCTAAAGCTGAGTACCTTAAACGTTATTTATCCGCAGACGAAGATGCCAAGAAGTCAAAGGGGAAGCTTAAAAAGAAACGGCGTAAGGTTCCCGAGAAAGG ACTTAAAATAGTAGACGATGACATAGACTGGAAACAGATGGTCCAAGAGGAGAAGGAGATTGAAGAGGACGAAGAGGAAGCTCCAGTG ATTGCTGAGGTGATTGACGATCGACCTGAAGAAGTGAAGCAGCTGGAGGCCTTCAGAACCGGCAATAGATGGAAAGTGATAGGAG CTGATGAAAATGAAGACACAGACGAGGGGAGAGAAGGGGAGCATCAACTTTCAGAGCCTTTGGCATCGAGCAGGAATCGCCATGACTCTCCAGACTCATCCCCTTCAAGAAGAGGTCGTCACGACTCTCCAGATATATCTCCTCCAAGAAGAGGTCGCCACGATTCTCCAGACATATCCCCTCCAAGGAGAAGTCGCCATGACTCTCCAGACATATCCCCTCCAAGAAGAGGTCGCCACGACTCTCCAGACATGTCACCTCCAAGGCAACGGTCAGGGAAGTCAGGGAAGGCCCAAAGTAAAG ATTTATCCCCCGGCAGAAGAAAGCCAAGCTCAtcattatcaaataaaaaacgtTCACCCGATTCTCGTCGCTCACCACCAGCAAAGAAGGCTCAGAACAGGCATGATTCAGATTCTGACCAGTCACCTCCAAGGAAAAAGGCACAGAGGAGAGAAGCATCAGACTCCGACCAGTCTCCTCCAAGGAGGAGCTCAAAGGCAAGACGAGGCTCTGACTCTGACCAGTCGCCACCCAGGAGGCGGCCGCGGAGTGGGAATGACTCAGATGAAGATCTGTCACCACCTCGTAGGCCTGGCCAGTCTCAG GGTCCAAGGATGCTTTCTGGTGGGAAGGCAGGTCTGGTTTCTGTAGATGTTTTAAGGAAGGAGCAGGCGGACAACCGacgcagagaaaaaaacaacaagccaCTGGAAG ACGAATCCCGCAATGCTGAGACGGTGTTCCGAGACAAGAGTGGTAAAAGGAGGGATTtggatacagagagagaggaaaagaagaggaaagCTGGAGAAAAAGCAGCAAAGGATGAAAAATACGCTCAGTGGGGGAGAGG GTTGGCCCAGGGCCAGATGCATCAACAGAAACTTGAAGATGCAGTGCTTGAAGCCCAAAAGCCGCTGGCACGTCACCGAGATGACGAGGATCTTGACCGCATGTTGAGAGAGCAGGAAAGGGAGGGAGATCCGATGGCTGCGATGCTCAGACGGAAAAAGGACcgcaacacaaagacacaag acAAACCTCGATACAAAGGCCCAGCACCACCTCCAAACCGCTTCAATATTCTGCCAGGCTATCGCTGGGATGGAGTTGACAg ATCAAATGGTTTTGAAAAGAAACGCTACTCACGAATTGCAGATAAAAAGGCTGGCCAGGAGGCAGCATATAAATGGAGCGTGGAGGACATGTAA
- the snrnp35 gene encoding U11/U12 small nuclear ribonucleoprotein 35 kDa protein: protein MVDWSPIAKVYDPLKAGSIDGTDVEPHDRAVWRAMGARYKPNKGVVGDPLLTLFVSRLNPQTTEDKLHQVFSKYGDIQRLRLVRDIVTGFSKGYAFIEYKEERSVVRARRDANKLVVDQHELFVDFEQERTLKGWVPRRLGGGQGGKKESGQLRFGGRDRPFRKPINLAVGPVHERGGGGGGREWDRQGVRDREDRDRHREAEWGSSRGRRDDWDRGRERDDRRHGDRSRHRDRR, encoded by the coding sequence ATGGTTGACTGGAGTCCGATAGCGAAGGTGTACGACCCGCTGAAAGCTGGCAGCATCGACGGCACGGACGTGGAGCCCCATGACCGGGCGGTATGGAGGGCTATGGGTGCCCGCTACAAGCCCAACAAAGGCGTCGTGGGAGACCCGCTGCTCACCCTGTTTGTGTCCCGTCTTAACCCCCAGACTACAGAGGACAAACTGCACCAAGTGTTCTCCAAGTACGGAGACATCCAGCGGCTCCGGCTGGTCCGGGACATCGTCACGGGCTTCTCCAAAGGATACGCCTTCATTGAATACAAGGAGGAGCGGTCGGTTGTCCGAGCTCGCCGGGACGCCAACAAGCTGGTGGTGGACCAGCACGAGCTGTTTGTAGATTTTGAGCAAGAGAGGACCCTCAAAGGGTGGGTCCCCCGGCGGCTTGGTGGCGGGCAGGGGGGGAAGAAAGAGTCCGGACAGCTGCGGTTTGGTGGCAGAGACAGACCTTTCCGTAAACCCATTAACCTCGCAGTCGGTCCGGTGCATGAACGGGGAGGCggtggtggagggagggagtggGATAGACAAGGGGTGAGGGACAGGGAGGACCGGGACCGACACAGAGAGGCCGAGTGgggcagcagcagagggaggagagatgaCTGGGACAGAGGCAGGGAGAGGGATGACCGCAGACACGGAGACAGGAGCAGGCACCGGGACAGGAGATGA
- the LOC117261320 gene encoding uncharacterized protein LOC117261320, whose amino-acid sequence MFIKNANRRNPSRHYEFFQRSRTYRGEPPAVAGFLLYPDTPAKMETTSREAFCFRPVSQQYRGKGDHIAPHTQQGSHRSHPTSSRQTGKGNSSRDGEPGEDKQEGDHDQTAVTNEPDVTEMQSQYQKDFPPPSSCHRRRTPALPQPDNIGINPAFRIEFSTMQREHYPVWPMMDPRGAGRLREKK is encoded by the exons ATGTTCATCAAAAATGCCAACCGACGAAACCCCAGCCGCCACTATGAATTCTTTCAGCGCAGTCGAACCTACAGGGGGGAACCGCCGGCAGTGGCAG GATTTCTTCTCTACCCGGACACTCCCGCTAAGATGGAGACCACATCACGAGAAGCTTTCTGCTTCAGACCCGTCTCACAACAATACAGAGGCAAAG GTGATCATATCGCCCCGCACACACAACAGGGGTCTCACCGTTCTCATCCCACATCCTCGAGACAAACAGgaaaaggaaacagcagcagggaCGGGGAGCCAGGGGAGGACAAGCAAGAGGGCGACCATGATCAGACAGCAGTGACAAATGAACCAGACGTGACAGAGATGCAGTCTCAGTATCAGAAAGATTTCCCGCCTCCATCCTCCTGCCACAGGAGGCGAACACCTGCACTCCCACAGCCAGACAACATCGGCATCAACCCTGCCTTCAG GATCGAATTTAGCACCATGCAGAGAGAGCATTACCCCGTTTGGCCCATGATGGATCCCAGGGGTGCTGGGaggctgagagagaaaaaatga